In Lineus longissimus chromosome 13, tnLinLong1.2, whole genome shotgun sequence, one genomic interval encodes:
- the LOC135498274 gene encoding coiled-coil domain-containing protein 13-like, protein MSVTDEGLKQQFKLLQEQQQKKLEKRKQRKDDQEKQKRDAQIAKNTPPSFGIEDDLNLKLAEPPTNVGISEELVDHLNDEIRELKDETGRLYKLLSEKDFEIRQLKKKREEDKIALAGTGGVTNETAATKIVELSKKVRELTAECESEKTKAKQYAKKCKDLEHDVKNVAQNDGKKAGETTARSLKSDALEKGPVTEADLKRAEDKLKHTEGKVVENKSQIQALKQELQKAHKIITQEVGDGVNIQGLLTQTSQWKGRAQQVMLLQKKVNELRLELTHYKLSGTTASEVSLDDEFMGSSASLVGRTKTGSVTSSEYRNVDTIRKLEKERKETQERAVAELKALEEDYTQLKQKFDASKARHKVLTNENKSLKQQMQTLLEKGKHDDDLIQAMMKQQTQLKLMLDETTNLQKQTEDFSEKKVKELEQRSQQDSNIVEQLKRIVADKEAKVKQFEEEIRQMKLNSLQKAQNNGVGSLFESRPSTAASQIPVAVTVLPERRESVMIMESVSPPASRQSSRAQSRMTDSRRSSRPMSRLQSTGAANKEVEEYRVQLQEYKSMQLAAEVERDKLAELVKLLQQRLNESTQKATESQTDLQNQKRRNVALEKQLGKAKIEQKQAASLGYSPAKKPGKSKSNNTSATGSHETMGIDDELNKDSPIDANIDELQTSLEIQRDENEALKEALQSTLRAKEEDLRLYHQTIDETRKIFLHGLRQFKTES, encoded by the exons ATGAGTGTGACTGATGAAGGCCTCAAACAGCAATTCAAGCTTCTGCAGGAACAGCAGCAGAAGAAACTGGAGAAGAGAAAGCAGAGAAAAGATgaccaagaaaaacaaaaaagagATGCACAGATAGCCAAAAACACGCCACCAAGTTTTGGGATAGAGGACGACTTGAACCTAAAATTGGCTGAGCCACCTACAAATGTTGGAATCTCAGAGGAACTGGTTGATCATTTGAATGATGAAATAAGAGAACTAAAAGATGAAACTGGTCGCCTGTACAAGCTGTTGAGTGAGAAAGATTTTGAGATACGGCAGTTGAAAAAGAAAAGGGAGGAGGATAAGATTGCACTTGCGGGGACTGGTGGTGTGACAAATGAAActgctgcaacaaaaattgttgAGCTTTCAAAGAAAGTTCGAGAACTTACTGCGGAGTGTGAAAGTGAAAAGACTAAAGCTAAACAGTATGCAAAGAAATGTAAGGATCTGGAGCATGATGTGAAAAACGTGGCACAAAACGATGGGAAAAAGGCTGGAGAGACCACTGCCAGATCTCTCAAGTCTGATGCTCTTGAGAAG GGTCCTGTGACTGAAGCCGATTTGAAACGTGCTGAGGACAAACTCAAACATACAGAAGGCAAAGTGGTGGAAAATAAGTCGCAGATACAGGCTCTGAAGCAGGAACTTCAAAAAGCTCACAAG aTCATCACTCAAGAGGTTGGTGATGGGGTAAATATCCAGGGTTTGCTTACTCAAACAAGTCAATGGAAGGGCAGGGCACAGCAAGTTATGCTATTGCAGaaaaag GTGAATGAACTGCGACTGGAACTCACCCACTATAAACTGTCCGGCACCACTGCAAGTGAGGTTAGCTTGGACGATGAGTTCATGGGCTCCAGTGCATCGCTCGTTGGTCGCACCAAGACAGGTTCAGTCACGTCGTCAGAATATCGAAACGTGGACACAATCCGGAAGTTAGAGAAGGAGCGGAAGGAGACACAGGAG AGAGCTGTGGCAGAGTTGAAAGCCTTAGAGGAGGATTATACTCAACTAAAACAGAAGTTTGATGCTTCAAAAGCAAG ACACAAGGTGCTGACTAATGAGAACAAGTCATTGAAACAACAGATGCAGACGTTACTTGAGAAGGGCAAACATGACGATGACCTTATTCAAGCTATGATG AAACAACAGACCCAGTTGAAGCTGATGCTGGACGAAACAACAAACCTACAGAAGCAGACAGAAGACTTCAGTGAGAAGAAAGTCAAGGAGTTAGAGCAACGGTCACAGCAAGATTCCAACATTGTCGAACAGTTAAAGAGGATCGTGGCTGATAAAGAGGCAAAGGTGAAACAGTTTGAGGAAGAAATTAGACAGATGAAACTAAAT AGTTTACAGAAGGCCCAAAATAATGGTGTTGGATCGTTGTTCGAGTCTCGTCCCAGCACTGCCGCCAGTCAGATCCCAGTGGCTGTCACTGTTCTACCCGAGAGACGAGAGTCTGTCATGATCATGGAATCAGTTTCCCCACCAGCATCACGACAGAGCAGCCGGGCGCAGTCACGAATGACGGACTCCAGACGATCTAGCAGACCGATGAGTCGGCTGCAAAGCACAGG GGCGGCCAACAAGGAAGTTGAGGAGTATCGTGTTCAGCTCCAGGAGTACAAGTCTATGCAACTGGCCGCAGAGGTAGAACGAGATAAACTTGCTGAACTCGTCAAACTTTTGCAACAAAG GTTAAACGAAAGTACCCAGAAGGCCACTGAGTCACAAACAGATCTACAGAATCAAAAGCGGAGGAATGTCGCTCTGGAGAAACAGTTGGGCAAGGCGAAAATAGAACAGAAACAAGCTGCAAGTTTAG GTTATTCTCCTGCCAAGAAACCAGGGAAATCAAAATCTAACAACACGTCGGCCACGGGATCACATGAAACAATGGGTATTGACGATGAATTAAACAAAGACTCACCAATTGATGCTAATATAGATGAATTACAAACAAG tttgGAGATCCAGCGAGATGAAAATGAGGCACTGAAGGAAGCGTTACAGAGCACTCTTAGAGCGAAGGAGGAGGATTTGAGACTCTACCATCAGACAATTGATGAAACAAGGAAGATATTCCTCCATGGGTTAAGACAGTTTAAAACAGAAAGTTAG